Sequence from the Janthinobacterium lividum genome:
GACGCCGAAGACGGCACCCGCATCGCGCGCCTGCGCGAATTCCTCGGGACGGGTCAAGGTACCGACGCCGACGATGGCGCCCGGCACTGCCGACATGGCGCGGATCGCCTCGAGGCCGTGCTTGGTGCGCAGGGTCACTTCCAGCACGCGGATGCCGCCCGCCACCAGCGCGCGCGCCAGCGGTACGGCGTGTTCAGGATCGTCGATCGCAATCACGGGGATCACGCTCGAAGTGCGCATAATTTCCAGTAGTGTCATGGTCATCTCTTATTTCCTAGCCAAAAAGTCTTCATCGGAACCCGGTACGGTATCACCGACATTGTCGGCGTCGTGCAAGGCGACGGTGGTGGGAATCGGCGACGGCAGGCCGAAGGTGGTGGCACCCTCTTCCGCCGCGCTGACGGTGGAACGGAACATGGAAAACAGCTCGCGGCCCATGCCGACGTGGTTCGGCGACAAGTCGGCCGTGACCAGCGAACGGGCGTGCCAGACATCGGCCGGCACCAGCGCTTCCAATACGCCGGTAAAGGCGTCGAGACGGATGATGTCGCCGTCGCGCACCAGGCCCAGCGGGCCGCCGGCGAGAATCTCCGGCGAGACGTGGATGGCGGCCGGCACCTTGCCCGATGCGCCCGACATGCGGCCATCGGTGACCAGCGCCACGTGGCGGCCCGCATCCTGCAGGTTGGCCAGCGCCGGGGTCAGCGCATGCAGTTCCGGCATGCCGTTGGCGCGCGGGCCCTGGAAGCGCAGCACGGCAACGAAATCGCGGTCCAGGGTGCCCGCCTTGTAGGCGGCCATGAAATCTTCCTGCGAATTGAACACCAGCGCCGGCGCTTCCACCGTGCGGTGCTGCGGCTTGACGGCCGAGACCTTCATCACGGCGCGGCCCAGGTTACCCGCGACCAGGACCATGCCGCCGTCCGGCGCGAACGGGTTCGAGGCGGGGCGCAGCACGTTTTCGTCGGCGCTGGCAGCCGGTGCATCTTTCCAGAAAACCTTGCCGTCTTCGCCGAGGAACGGCTCCATGCAGTGGGCGCGCAAGCCGTGGCCCAGGATGGTGTTGACGTCGTCGTGCAGCAAGCCCGCGTCCAGCAGTTCGCGGATCAGATAGCCCGTGCCGCCGGCCGCGTGGAAATGGTTCACATCGGCGTCGCCGTTCGGGTAGATGCGCGTGAGCATCGGCACGATGGCCGACAGTTCATTGAAATCGTTCCAGTCGATGACGATGCCGGCCGCCTTGGCGATGGCCACCAGGTGCAGGGTGTGGTTGGTCGAACCGCCCGTGGCCAGCAAGCCCACGACGGCGTTGACGATACATTTCTCGTCAACGATATGGCCGACCGGCAAGTAGCTGGCGCTTTGCGCCGTGATGACGGCGGCGCGCTGGGCGGCCGCTCTTGTGAGCGCATCGCGCAGCGGGGTATTCGGCGTGATGAAGGCGGCGCCCGGCAAGTGCAGGCCCATCACTTCCATCAGCATCTGGTTGCTGTTCGCGGTACCGTAGAAGGTACAGGTGCCGGCGCCGTGGTAGGCTTTCGATTCGCCTTCGAGCAAGTCTTCACGCGTGGCCTTGCCTTGCGCATACAGCTGGCGCACCTTGGCTTTTTCCTGATTCGACAGGCCCGACGTCATCGGACCGGCCGGCACGAAAACGGCCGGCAAATGGCCGAAGTGCAGCGCGCCGATCAACAGGCCCGGCACGATCTTGTCGCACACGCCCAGGTACAGGGCCGAATCGAACATATTGTGCGACAGCGCCACGGCCGTCGACATGGCGATGGTGTC
This genomic interval carries:
- the edd gene encoding phosphogluconate dehydratase — its product is MALHPVVESVTARIIARSRPSRGAYLAHLDAARIQGVQRGALSCTNLAHGFAAFPANDKLSLKEYKKPSVAIVSSYNDMLSAHQPFEGFPQIIKQAVREVGAVAQFAGGVPAMCDGVTQGQPGMELSLFSRDTIAMSTAVALSHNMFDSALYLGVCDKIVPGLLIGALHFGHLPAVFVPAGPMTSGLSNQEKAKVRQLYAQGKATREDLLEGESKAYHGAGTCTFYGTANSNQMLMEVMGLHLPGAAFITPNTPLRDALTRAAAQRAAVITAQSASYLPVGHIVDEKCIVNAVVGLLATGGSTNHTLHLVAIAKAAGIVIDWNDFNELSAIVPMLTRIYPNGDADVNHFHAAGGTGYLIRELLDAGLLHDDVNTILGHGLRAHCMEPFLGEDGKVFWKDAPAASADENVLRPASNPFAPDGGMVLVAGNLGRAVMKVSAVKPQHRTVEAPALVFNSQEDFMAAYKAGTLDRDFVAVLRFQGPRANGMPELHALTPALANLQDAGRHVALVTDGRMSGASGKVPAAIHVSPEILAGGPLGLVRDGDIIRLDAFTGVLEALVPADVWHARSLVTADLSPNHVGMGRELFSMFRSTVSAAEEGATTFGLPSPIPTTVALHDADNVGDTVPGSDEDFLARK